The window TACAGAGGTCTTCATCCAAACAAGTTTGTCTAAATTACCATTCGGGCTTTTATCAAATACATCACTCAATGTTTTGTGATTTAGAAAATTGtgatatttttctttaactaaattaataagtttttttctattttttatGTTCCTATAgtaaatttcatttttattttcataagATTTCTCGTTTCCAGAATCAATTACTGTTATCCATTCGATTAAATTATCTTTCTCACCACTTTTTGCCTTAATGATATTTGGAACGaaatttgaatgatttttattagtttttgaatataattggTAGTTTTgtttaaagtttttaagCCTGTAAATGTTATTTGTTTGATACCTTCTCTCAAATTCATAGATATTGAATGATACCAATGATAAGTTTTCATTATCTATGCAGAAAGGCAGAAGAGATGCTGAAGTTGGTGGCACTAATAAATCTCCCTTTAATGACCCAATTGTGTGTCTGTGTTTAAACCAAGAGAGAGGATTAAtcatattcatattattcaTCATATCTGCTATTAATGGCTTATTTTTATCCATCAATAACAGCTGCGAAATAGTTGGTAGCCACGAAATCCACTTCCATGGAAATAAGACTTTGAGAATTTCGAATCCAAAAAAAGTACAATCATCACTTAGTACGCCTTTATGTGGAGTGCCAATTGAAATGAAATTCATTGGCTTGAGACCACCTATTAAACCAGTACTATTTTTAGattgaatttctttttctaaagGGTAATTACTCATTAAAGGAAGAACTGCTCTATTATAAAGACCACCAAGACTATGACCAATGAAGGATATTTTTTCCAAAGAGGGCGTTCTTATGATTACTTGTTGAAGCTCTTTTGACATTCTTAAAGCACCGTTTTCAATACCATCAGATGTTATAAAAATGCTTCTGAAATATCCCCAATTTGAGTGAATTTTGTAAATTAAAATGCATTCAgatttttgtatttgattattttcagtCCATTGACTATTatccaaaatattatatttatttaaaattctttCCGCAAGAACGTCCATATTTGCTGGAGTTCCTGCCCACCCGTGAGTCATTACTACAATGTGATTTGGGTCGCTACAATTTACCCTGATCTGATTTTTTCCTTGCGTTACAATGCTGATCAAGGAAACCACAA is drawn from Cryptosporidium parvum Iowa II chromosome 4, whole genome shotgun sequence and contains these coding sequences:
- a CDS encoding hypothetical protein (with domain similar to a family of Arabidopsis proteins, transmembrane domain near N-terminus), with translation MISYKEQKLNNLPENKYKSSLGSNDSFLESPNEGMSLEITFLISSIIICIVVSLISIVTQGKNQIRVNCSDPNHIVVMTHGWAGTPANMDVLAERILNKYNILDNSQWTENNQIQKSECILIYKIHSNWGYFRSIFITSDGIENGALRMSKELQQVIIRTPSLEKISFIGHSLGGLYNRAVLPLMSNYPLEKEIQSKNSTGLIGGLKPMNFISIGTPHKGVLSDDCTFFGFEILKVLFPWKWISWLPTISQLLLMDKNKPLIADMMNNMNMINPLSWFKHRHTIGSLKGDLLVPPTSASLLPFCIDNENLSLVSFNIYEFERRYQTNNIYRLKNFKQNYQLYSKTNKNHSNFVPNIIKAKSGEKDNLIEWITVIDSGNEKSYENKNEIYYRNIKNRKKLINLVKEKYHNFLNHKTLSDVFDKSPNGNLDKLVWMKTSVLFKSKIHRFFSHQLMMFCFENWGYFLLGNNFQLLDHIIENMKF